One segment of uncultured Jannaschia sp. DNA contains the following:
- a CDS encoding O-antigen ligase: MTALRDQPAESLDTRGPAWLVPIYLIAVLVPISFHVGPLFLTTLRVLLLAVTLPLLVNTLRGRYGPVLATDWLLLGHALWIAVALGVNNPDRVIQQAPSVGVEFLGGYVVARAGIRSSADMLRACRLLLLGVLLTLPFALIEARTGTPPIIAMIRKLPVLGSVDILDMNRRLGVERVQAVFAHPIHYGLFCSVVFSMVFVAMKDQMGDLRRWIAAGAVAGCGFLALSSGALLAIALQVGLIAWAAIFAQVAWRWWLLLGLVTTVYIAIDLLSSRSGLQVFMTYATFSAHTAYWRLTILDWGLENIWANPIFGLGLRDWVRPSWMHSDSVDNFWLLTGMRYGLPGVGLLAAGWLVQLTRLMRLDHGPGTELGRIRTACVFTIIGLTFTLFTVHVWTNIYSFTFFVFGATAWLVQPITRTEAPEAEAPADPRRAAPIRRSGARPAFTRFPAGTDARASLARGR; encoded by the coding sequence ATGACGGCCCTCCGCGACCAACCGGCCGAGAGCCTCGACACGCGCGGACCCGCATGGCTCGTGCCGATCTACCTGATCGCCGTGCTGGTGCCGATCTCCTTCCATGTCGGACCGCTCTTTCTGACGACGCTCCGGGTGCTCCTGCTCGCGGTAACGCTGCCGCTTCTGGTCAATACGCTGCGCGGTCGATATGGGCCGGTGCTGGCGACCGACTGGCTGCTCCTCGGGCACGCGCTCTGGATTGCGGTCGCACTCGGGGTGAACAACCCGGACCGCGTCATCCAGCAGGCACCGTCGGTCGGGGTCGAGTTCCTCGGCGGCTACGTCGTCGCGCGCGCGGGCATCCGCAGCTCCGCCGACATGCTTCGCGCCTGCCGCCTCCTTCTGCTGGGCGTCCTGCTGACGCTCCCCTTCGCGCTGATCGAGGCGCGGACGGGTACGCCGCCGATCATCGCGATGATCCGCAAGCTGCCCGTCCTCGGGTCGGTCGACATCCTCGACATGAACCGTCGGCTGGGAGTCGAGCGGGTGCAGGCGGTCTTCGCCCACCCCATCCATTACGGGCTCTTCTGCTCGGTCGTGTTCTCGATGGTTTTCGTCGCGATGAAGGACCAGATGGGCGACCTCCGACGCTGGATCGCGGCAGGTGCGGTCGCCGGATGCGGCTTTCTGGCGCTCTCCTCGGGGGCGCTCCTGGCGATCGCGCTGCAGGTCGGGCTGATCGCATGGGCCGCGATCTTCGCGCAGGTCGCATGGCGCTGGTGGCTGCTGCTCGGCCTCGTGACCACGGTCTACATCGCCATCGACCTTCTGTCGTCGCGCTCGGGGCTACAGGTCTTCATGACCTACGCCACCTTCTCGGCGCACACGGCCTACTGGCGCCTGACGATCCTCGACTGGGGCCTCGAGAACATCTGGGCAAACCCGATCTTCGGCCTCGGCCTTCGGGACTGGGTCCGGCCGAGCTGGATGCATTCGGATTCGGTCGACAATTTCTGGCTGCTGACGGGGATGCGCTACGGCCTGCCCGGCGTGGGGCTGCTGGCGGCGGGCTGGCTGGTGCAGCTGACGCGGCTCATGCGGCTCGACCATGGACCCGGGACCGAGCTTGGCCGCATCCGCACGGCCTGCGTCTTCACCATCATCGGCCTGACCTTCACGCTCTTCACGGTCCATGTCTGGACCAACATCTACTCATTCACCTTCTTCGTGTTCGGCGCGACGGCCTGGCTCGTCCAGCCGATCACCCGAACCGAAGCGCCTGAAGCCGAGGCCCCCGCGGACCCGCGCCGCGCCGCCCCGATCCGGCGCTCCGGCGCGCGGCCGGCCTTCACACGCTTCCCGGCCGGGACGGACGCGCGGGCGTCGCTGGCACGCGGGCGATGA
- a CDS encoding right-handed parallel beta-helix repeat-containing protein has product MTRIRSRAAALAALLLWGACPALAERLLPTEPATLIDQLDAARPGDTLMLAPGAYPEMRIVGVQGTAAQPITIRAAEGSVRIGTAVLRDAAHLVLSDLDFQPAADAPDEPFRVVASRDIVMQDMRFAGPEALTRRALRVTETDGFTLTRSEITGFRTGTLIDDSTGITLTENLLHGLGLDGMTFAEVEDVRIEDNTIRDFSDRRTGGTHPDMIQFWTAGTDRPSQGIVIRGNLLDSGRGPWTQSIFMRNERVDQHEAGPEMFYRDVTIEENVILNAHTHGITVGETEGLTIRRNTVVRNAFAARNRPNPNLWVPRIHIAGESREVIVVNNVAHAITEAEWRDDWLILGNLIVQDVQPLQDGHYDSVFADVSQGRAARPVDFLPYPGGPLDGVAIGAPLLQYGSPLAPEMSATSRLPTTTEGAIRLVPEAQAIEVYGGRGLRHRIDIYEPAIAIGDDLPATRLTEHQTAALFGADAFSMRMHLRPDLGPRRTGGIVLRVHQLLVVRVSDRGAITARVTTADGYTTRIKGRGTALARDGGAELELAYDSEEGHLWLNVDGTRVAEVPMTGRLGPSEHWGLTFGNPFDQFDSFAGWVDAFELDVRHPPLRRAAAE; this is encoded by the coding sequence ATGACACGCATTCGATCCCGCGCCGCGGCGCTGGCCGCCCTTCTCCTGTGGGGCGCCTGTCCCGCCTTGGCCGAACGCCTGCTGCCAACCGAGCCTGCAACCCTGATCGATCAACTCGACGCGGCGCGACCGGGCGACACGCTCATGCTCGCGCCGGGCGCCTATCCCGAGATGCGCATCGTCGGCGTGCAAGGAACCGCGGCCCAGCCCATCACCATCCGCGCCGCCGAAGGCTCCGTTCGCATCGGCACGGCCGTCCTGCGCGATGCGGCGCATCTGGTTCTCTCGGACCTCGACTTCCAGCCGGCCGCCGACGCCCCGGACGAGCCGTTTCGCGTCGTCGCGAGCCGGGATATCGTGATGCAGGACATGCGCTTCGCCGGTCCCGAAGCGCTGACCCGTCGGGCCCTCCGCGTGACCGAAACCGACGGGTTCACCCTGACCCGGTCCGAGATCACCGGCTTTCGCACCGGCACCCTGATCGACGACAGCACCGGGATCACGCTGACCGAGAACCTGCTGCACGGCCTGGGCCTCGATGGGATGACCTTCGCGGAGGTCGAGGACGTGCGGATCGAGGACAACACCATCCGCGACTTCTCGGATCGCCGCACGGGCGGCACCCATCCCGACATGATCCAGTTCTGGACGGCGGGCACCGACCGGCCCAGCCAGGGGATCGTGATCCGCGGCAACCTCCTTGATTCCGGGCGCGGGCCCTGGACCCAGTCGATCTTCATGCGCAACGAGCGGGTCGATCAGCACGAGGCCGGCCCCGAGATGTTCTACCGCGACGTGACGATCGAGGAGAACGTCATCCTCAACGCCCACACCCACGGCATCACCGTCGGCGAGACAGAGGGCTTGACGATCCGGCGCAATACCGTCGTGCGCAACGCCTTCGCGGCCCGCAACCGCCCGAACCCCAACCTCTGGGTTCCGCGCATCCACATCGCCGGGGAATCGCGCGAGGTGATCGTCGTGAACAACGTGGCCCACGCCATCACCGAGGCCGAATGGCGGGACGACTGGCTCATCCTCGGCAACCTGATCGTGCAGGATGTCCAACCGCTGCAGGACGGCCATTACGACAGCGTCTTCGCCGACGTCTCGCAAGGAAGGGCCGCGCGTCCGGTCGACTTCCTGCCCTATCCGGGTGGTCCGCTGGACGGCGTGGCGATCGGCGCCCCGCTTCTGCAATACGGCTCGCCGCTGGCGCCCGAGATGTCCGCAACGAGCCGGCTTCCCACGACGACCGAAGGGGCCATCCGCCTCGTGCCCGAGGCGCAGGCCATCGAGGTCTATGGCGGCCGGGGCTTGCGCCACCGGATCGACATCTACGAGCCCGCGATCGCGATCGGGGACGATCTGCCCGCGACGCGCCTGACCGAGCATCAGACGGCCGCGCTCTTCGGGGCCGATGCATTCTCGATGCGGATGCATCTGCGCCCCGATCTCGGTCCGCGGCGCACCGGGGGCATCGTTCTTCGGGTACACCAGCTTCTGGTAGTCCGCGTCAGCGACCGCGGCGCGATCACGGCGCGCGTCACGACCGCCGACGGCTATACGACCCGCATCAAGGGGCGCGGCACGGCGCTGGCGCGCGACGGCGGCGCCGAGCTTGAGCTGGCCTACGATTCCGAGGAGGGTCACCTCTGGCTGAATGTCGACGGCACGCGCGTGGCCGAGGTTCCGATGACCGGCCGTCTCGGGCCTTCGGAGCATTGGGGTCTGACCTTCGGCAACCCGTTCGACCAGTTCGACAGCTTCGCAGGCTGGGTCGACGCGTTCGAGCTCGATGTCCGGCACCCGCCCCTGCGCCGCGCCGCCGCCGAGTGA
- a CDS encoding oligosaccharide flippase family protein, which produces MLRPALTILSGNLGSSALLFARNLTLAALIPVEDYGIAATFALAVAAVEMASAFGLQQQIVQAADGDDPRLMRALQGFQLFRGILAGAVMLALAIPLADFLNVPQVAWAYAVLALVPLLNGVRHLDIHRQNRSGRFGALAAEQTLPALVAFLAIFPLAAWLGDWRVMLVSILIHNTGAALVSQCAAERPFRPAFDRARWGRTLRFGWPILLNAGLLFAVFQGDKLIVGRLEGMVALSTFALAVTITLTPALIVMRSLQTGFLPRLSRRAEAGEIDRPAARLIQLALALGLAGMGVGILAGPIAARWLAGSDYIAVAGLLGPMAILQGLRVAKVGTNIAALATGQTGNAPWSNIPRLAALAVGWWMLEGGASVVVLVWLAALAELAGIAISAAMFRAARPDPIALPWASYAGFLALAAAATGAILATAPPIEA; this is translated from the coding sequence ATGCTGCGCCCCGCCCTCACCATCCTGTCCGGAAATCTCGGCTCCTCCGCCCTTCTCTTCGCGCGGAACCTGACGCTCGCGGCGTTGATCCCGGTCGAGGATTACGGGATCGCCGCGACCTTCGCGCTGGCCGTGGCGGCGGTCGAGATGGCCTCGGCCTTCGGGTTGCAGCAGCAAATCGTGCAGGCCGCCGACGGCGACGACCCCCGGCTGATGCGCGCGCTGCAGGGGTTCCAGCTCTTTCGAGGCATCCTCGCCGGCGCGGTCATGCTGGCGCTGGCGATCCCGCTGGCGGATTTCCTGAATGTGCCACAGGTCGCATGGGCCTACGCGGTTCTGGCGCTCGTGCCGCTTCTGAACGGCGTCCGCCATCTCGACATCCACCGGCAGAACCGCAGCGGTCGCTTCGGCGCGCTGGCCGCCGAACAGACGCTGCCCGCGCTGGTGGCGTTCCTCGCGATCTTTCCGCTGGCGGCCTGGCTCGGGGACTGGCGCGTTATGCTGGTGTCGATCCTGATCCACAACACCGGCGCGGCCCTCGTCTCGCAATGCGCCGCCGAGCGCCCGTTCCGCCCCGCCTTCGACCGCGCCCGTTGGGGCCGGACGCTGCGCTTCGGCTGGCCAATCCTGCTGAATGCGGGGCTGCTCTTCGCGGTCTTCCAGGGCGACAAGCTGATCGTCGGGCGGCTCGAGGGCATGGTGGCGCTCAGCACCTTCGCGCTCGCCGTCACGATCACGCTGACGCCCGCCCTGATCGTGATGCGCAGCCTCCAGACCGGGTTTCTGCCCCGCCTGTCCCGTCGCGCCGAAGCCGGCGAGATCGACCGCCCCGCCGCCCGCCTGATCCAGCTGGCGCTCGCGCTGGGGCTGGCCGGCATGGGCGTCGGCATCCTCGCCGGTCCGATCGCCGCGCGCTGGCTGGCGGGATCGGACTACATCGCGGTCGCGGGGCTGCTCGGGCCGATGGCGATCCTGCAGGGGCTGCGCGTGGCCAAGGTCGGCACCAATATCGCCGCGCTCGCGACCGGGCAGACGGGGAACGCGCCGTGGTCGAATATCCCCCGGCTCGCCGCGCTGGCCGTGGGTTGGTGGATGCTCGAAGGCGGTGCATCGGTCGTCGTGCTGGTGTGGCTCGCCGCGCTGGCCGAGCTGGCCGGAATCGCGATTTCGGCGGCCATGTTCCGTGCGGCCCGGCCCGACCCGATCGCCCTGCCCTGGGCGTCCTATGCGGGCTTTCTGGCCCTCGCTGCGGCGGCGACCGGGGCGATCCTCGCGACCGCGCCGCCCATTGAAGCCTGA
- a CDS encoding glycosyltransferase family 2 protein, translating into MPPSPPADTLRATVIVPHFNDSDRLARCLSALVPHLPPGVEVVVVDNGSTVDPGPWIARDFPAVRVLSEPEPGAGPARNRGVAESDAPILMFLDADCVPGPGWAATALKVAPRADLVGGAVDIFDETEGPRTGAQAFEAIFAFDMRGYLERDGFLGSGNLVTSRRVHTAIGGFRAAVSEDKDYSHRARAAGFTLGFAPEMAVGHPSRGDAAALRAKWRRLTDEAWALHRAKGRSRAAWAGRALLMPASILAHAPKVARAGGLDRAERARAVATLARIRLSRMVWMLRQAAGASP; encoded by the coding sequence GTGCCCCCTTCGCCCCCGGCCGACACGCTCCGCGCCACTGTGATCGTGCCGCATTTCAACGATTCCGACCGGCTGGCGCGCTGTCTCTCTGCGCTCGTGCCCCACCTGCCGCCAGGCGTTGAGGTGGTCGTGGTCGACAACGGCTCGACCGTCGACCCGGGGCCGTGGATCGCGCGCGATTTTCCCGCCGTCCGCGTCCTGTCCGAGCCGGAGCCGGGCGCGGGCCCGGCGCGCAATCGAGGCGTCGCCGAGAGCGACGCGCCGATCCTCATGTTCCTCGATGCCGATTGCGTGCCGGGGCCGGGCTGGGCCGCGACCGCGCTCAAGGTCGCGCCGCGCGCCGATCTGGTGGGCGGGGCAGTGGATATCTTCGACGAGACCGAAGGCCCCCGCACCGGCGCGCAGGCGTTCGAGGCCATCTTCGCCTTCGACATGCGCGGCTATCTCGAACGGGACGGCTTTCTCGGAAGCGGGAACCTCGTGACCAGCCGCAGGGTCCACACCGCGATCGGCGGGTTCCGGGCCGCGGTATCCGAGGACAAGGATTACTCGCACCGGGCGCGGGCGGCGGGCTTCACGCTGGGCTTCGCGCCGGAGATGGCGGTCGGGCATCCGTCGCGCGGCGATGCGGCGGCACTTCGAGCCAAGTGGCGGCGCCTGACCGACGAGGCCTGGGCGCTGCATCGGGCAAAGGGCCGGTCGCGCGCGGCCTGGGCGGGACGCGCGCTGTTGATGCCCGCATCGATCCTCGCCCATGCCCCGAAAGTGGCGCGTGCCGGTGGTCTCGACCGCGCCGAACGGGCCCGCGCCGTCGCGACGCTGGCCCGGATCCGCCTGTCGCGGATGGTCTGGATGCTGCGTCAGGCGGCGGGGGCCTCGCCGTAA
- a CDS encoding CpsD/CapB family tyrosine-protein kinase: MDRLQAAIRQARAARATLMQPIGQGDIAPTHIPQDEWEMLPRLDPDPDHLARGRIVTVEDTAKSAPFDVLRTRLVQQALANDWRRIAITSPGPGCGKSTVTMNLAFSLARQPDLRTIVVDLDLRRPVLAKMLGVSRGQNVATAIRGLTPAADQMVRVGENLAFATTAEAVRDPSTLMQGRVMTAFLDQLTEQFAPDLVLIDLPPVMVSDDAIAFLPHADAAMMIAAAEDSTLGQVDAAERELASRTNVLGVVLNKCNHPGEGHAYGYGYDYGEAPAA, translated from the coding sequence ATGGACCGTCTACAGGCCGCCATCCGACAGGCCCGCGCCGCGCGCGCCACCCTCATGCAGCCCATCGGGCAGGGTGATATCGCCCCCACCCACATCCCGCAGGACGAATGGGAGATGCTGCCGCGGCTCGATCCCGATCCCGACCATCTCGCGCGGGGACGCATCGTCACGGTCGAGGACACCGCCAAGTCGGCACCCTTCGATGTGCTGCGTACCCGGCTGGTGCAGCAGGCCCTTGCCAATGACTGGCGCCGCATTGCCATCACCTCGCCCGGCCCCGGCTGCGGCAAGAGCACGGTGACCATGAACCTCGCCTTCTCGCTGGCGCGCCAGCCGGACCTGCGGACCATCGTCGTCGATCTCGATCTGCGCCGTCCCGTGCTGGCCAAGATGCTGGGCGTGTCGCGGGGCCAGAACGTCGCCACCGCGATCAGGGGCCTGACGCCCGCCGCCGATCAGATGGTGCGCGTCGGCGAAAACCTCGCCTTCGCCACCACGGCCGAGGCCGTCCGCGATCCCTCGACCCTGATGCAGGGCCGGGTGATGACCGCATTCCTCGACCAGTTGACCGAGCAGTTCGCCCCCGATCTCGTCCTCATCGACCTGCCTCCGGTGATGGTCAGCGACGATGCAATCGCCTTCCTGCCGCATGCCGACGCCGCGATGATGATCGCCGCGGCCGAGGACAGCACGCTGGGCCAGGTCGACGCGGCCGAGCGTGAGCTGGCGTCACGGACGAACGTCCTCGGGGTGGTGCTGAACAAGTGCAACCATCCCGGCGAGGGCCATGCCTACGGCTACGGCTACGATTACGGCGAGGCCCCCGCCGCCTGA
- a CDS encoding lipopolysaccharide biosynthesis protein, giving the protein MKADVLFYLSLFARRLPWFLLALFVCTGTGLGVAVTLPPVYEAGARLVVEAEKIPDELAASTVQTAAYQHLEIIEQRLMARGALLDMANRLDIYAGARPAADEIVRDLRSRITYTIEGESAARKAGDRATMLVLHFEDESPVMAAAVTNELVTRVMAEDVEMRTSVARQTLEFFDHEVSRLQQELNASSTQLMAFQQEHEEALPGSRELARQRIVGIEGDLAELSRETEALRRERERLVRLHETVKRREGRAVDSPTSYEQRQIVALRETLANLDADDPGADEIADRITRLSRRIAESGTASSTERTAFHRHRDDIDAKLAEAAERRAALLDQLEVHRVTLTDAPTKAAQLASLEEDHRNLRQLYNQAIEAKAVAETGDAIEALSKGQRIAIIEQASIPRSPARPNRKVVAIAGAAIGVVLGLAIVVILELRLGFLRRPVDLQRRLGIVPLATLPMLGDPEPAPAARPARRRLPRLRTGVAIGFAAAGIATMIAVMVGQFPYSEEIVTQWQRVAGL; this is encoded by the coding sequence GTGAAAGCTGACGTCCTCTTCTACCTGTCGCTGTTCGCGCGCCGGCTGCCATGGTTCCTCCTGGCGCTCTTCGTGTGCACCGGGACCGGTCTCGGGGTCGCCGTGACGCTGCCGCCGGTCTACGAAGCCGGGGCCCGCCTCGTGGTCGAGGCCGAGAAGATCCCCGACGAACTGGCCGCCTCGACCGTTCAGACCGCCGCCTACCAGCATCTCGAGATCATCGAGCAGCGCCTGATGGCGCGGGGCGCGCTTCTCGACATGGCGAACCGGCTCGACATCTATGCCGGTGCCCGCCCCGCCGCCGACGAAATCGTGCGCGATCTGCGCAGCCGCATCACCTACACGATCGAAGGCGAGAGCGCCGCCCGCAAGGCCGGCGACCGCGCCACCATGCTCGTCCTGCATTTCGAGGATGAGAGCCCCGTCATGGCCGCGGCCGTCACCAATGAGCTGGTGACCCGCGTGATGGCCGAGGATGTCGAGATGCGGACCTCGGTCGCGCGCCAGACGCTGGAGTTCTTCGATCACGAGGTGTCGCGTCTGCAGCAGGAGCTTAATGCCAGCAGCACCCAGCTCATGGCGTTCCAGCAGGAGCACGAAGAGGCGCTGCCCGGTTCGCGCGAACTGGCCCGGCAGCGCATCGTCGGGATCGAGGGCGACCTGGCCGAACTCAGCCGCGAGACCGAGGCCCTGCGCCGCGAGCGCGAGCGCCTCGTCCGCCTGCACGAGACGGTGAAGCGCCGCGAAGGCCGCGCCGTCGACAGCCCCACCAGCTACGAGCAGCGCCAGATCGTCGCCTTGCGCGAGACGCTCGCCAATCTCGACGCGGACGATCCGGGCGCCGACGAGATCGCCGACCGGATCACGCGCCTGTCGCGCCGGATCGCGGAAAGCGGCACCGCCAGCTCGACCGAGCGCACCGCCTTTCACCGCCATCGTGATGACATCGACGCCAAGCTGGCCGAGGCCGCCGAGCGCCGTGCCGCCCTCCTCGACCAGCTCGAAGTCCACCGCGTGACGCTGACCGACGCGCCGACGAAGGCCGCCCAGCTCGCCTCGCTCGAGGAAGACCACCGCAACCTTCGCCAGCTCTACAACCAGGCGATCGAAGCCAAGGCCGTGGCCGAAACCGGCGACGCCATCGAGGCGCTGTCGAAGGGTCAGCGGATCGCGATCATCGAGCAGGCGTCGATCCCGCGCAGCCCGGCGCGCCCCAACCGCAAGGTGGTGGCGATCGCCGGGGCCGCGATCGGCGTCGTCCTCGGCCTCGCCATCGTCGTCATTCTCGAGCTGCGCCTCGGCTTCCTGCGCCGCCCTGTCGACCTGCAGCGCCGCCTCGGGATCGTCCCGCTCGCGACGCTGCCGATGCTGGGCGATCCCGAGCCCGCGCCCGCTGCGCGCCCGGCCCGCCGCCGGTTGCCGCGCCTGCGCACCGGTGTCGCCATCGGCTTCGCCGCCGCCGGGATCGCGACGATGATCGCGGTCATGGTCGGCCAGTTTCCCTATTCCGAGGAGATCGTGACGCAGTGGCAGCGCGTCGCCGGTCTCTGA
- a CDS encoding AAA family ATPase: MNSVQALYNERFGLTGRPFCVLPDAELSHEGPSLIRAHAALEYGLMTGAPFMALTGEAGTGKTSLLMRLMTDADETLRFAVVGGIRSGAGSILPWILQSLGEPITAEMTEPELHSRLQDLLIADYAAGRRVVLVVDEAQTLSTEALDELRLLTNINSAEDQLIQVILSGHPRLRDMLRMPELSGLVNRVGVWAALDPILRDETAGYIAARLSAAGGPEDLFDEDAVAIVHAASAGLARAVNQLCEMALVFALSGDGDRITAQDVRAVLDHGMFLAPRPAYDPAPASNRPARLRLASGE; the protein is encoded by the coding sequence ATGAACAGCGTCCAAGCCCTCTATAACGAACGCTTCGGCCTGACCGGTCGCCCGTTCTGCGTCCTCCCGGATGCCGAGCTGTCCCACGAGGGGCCGTCCCTGATCCGTGCCCATGCCGCCCTCGAATACGGCCTGATGACCGGCGCGCCCTTCATGGCGCTGACCGGCGAGGCCGGGACGGGCAAGACCTCTCTCCTGATGCGCCTGATGACCGATGCCGACGAGACGCTGCGCTTCGCGGTCGTCGGCGGCATCCGGTCCGGCGCGGGCTCGATCCTGCCGTGGATCCTCCAGTCCCTGGGCGAGCCGATCACGGCCGAGATGACCGAACCGGAACTCCATTCCCGCCTTCAGGACCTGCTGATCGCCGACTACGCCGCCGGTCGCCGCGTCGTTCTGGTCGTCGACGAGGCGCAGACCCTCTCCACCGAGGCGCTCGACGAGCTGCGGCTCCTGACCAACATCAATTCGGCCGAGGATCAGCTCATCCAGGTGATCCTGTCGGGTCATCCGCGCCTTCGCGACATGCTGCGGATGCCCGAGCTGTCGGGCCTCGTGAACCGGGTCGGCGTCTGGGCCGCGCTCGATCCCATCCTGCGCGACGAGACCGCGGGCTACATCGCGGCGCGTCTGTCGGCCGCCGGCGGCCCCGAGGATCTCTTCGACGAAGACGCCGTCGCGATCGTCCATGCCGCCTCCGCCGGTCTGGCGCGCGCGGTGAACCAGCTTTGCGAAATGGCGCTGGTCTTCGCACTCTCGGGTGACGGCGACCGTATCACCGCGCAGGACGTCCGCGCGGTGCTCGACCACGGCATGTTCCTCGCGCCGCGCCCGGCCTATGACCCCGCCCCGGCCTCGAACCGTCCGGCGCGCCTGCGCCTGGCCAGCGGGGAATAA
- a CDS encoding sugar transferase — MPLPEPGARALSYRDHLKRVLDVALVVLALPVALPLIGLFALLVARDGGQAFYVQERLGLDGRRFRMWKLRSMVRDADAALDAHLAANPDARAEWTRDQKLRHDPRITRVGALIRKTSIDELPQLWNVLTGDMSLVGPRPMMPCQRAMYPGQAYFRLRPGLTGAWQVSGRGETSFAARAEFDRAYEGAVSLAADLSILAATVGVVLRATGR; from the coding sequence ATGCCGCTGCCCGAGCCGGGTGCGCGCGCGCTCAGCTATCGCGACCACCTCAAGCGCGTGCTCGACGTCGCTCTGGTCGTGCTGGCCCTGCCGGTTGCGCTACCGCTGATCGGGCTCTTCGCCCTTCTGGTCGCGCGCGACGGCGGCCAGGCGTTCTACGTACAGGAGCGGCTGGGCCTCGACGGGCGGCGGTTCCGGATGTGGAAGCTCCGCAGCATGGTGCGCGATGCCGACGCGGCGCTCGACGCCCATCTCGCCGCGAACCCGGACGCCCGGGCCGAATGGACCCGCGACCAGAAGCTGCGCCACGACCCCCGCATCACGCGGGTCGGCGCGCTGATCCGCAAGACTTCGATCGACGAGCTGCCGCAGCTCTGGAACGTGCTGACCGGCGACATGAGCCTCGTGGGTCCGCGCCCGATGATGCCGTGCCAGCGCGCGATGTATCCCGGCCAGGCCTATTTCCGCCTGCGCCCCGGTCTGACGGGTGCCTGGCAGGTGTCGGGTCGTGGCGAGACGAGCTTCGCCGCCCGCGCCGAATTCGACCGCGCCTATGAAGGGGCGGTGTCGCTGGCGGCCGATCTGTCGATCCTCGCGGCCACGGTCGGTGTTGTCCTGCGCGCCACAGGTCGTTGA